From a single Lolium rigidum isolate FL_2022 chromosome 7, APGP_CSIRO_Lrig_0.1, whole genome shotgun sequence genomic region:
- the LOC124676781 gene encoding MLO-like protein 1: MSGGATLEETPTWIVASVCSIIVFISIIFERSLHYLGKALEHRRETLYEALIKLKEELMLLGFISLMLVVSQDLIQKICIDESLMGHWLPCLPATSVTTAHYGVSASSSSSLAIGARRLLKGEPAASGHCSTRQGKVPLLSLHALEQIHIFIFVLAITHVALSAFTVLLGLLQMRKWKQWEKSIQVDGDSAAAPKMIHRVQQYKFIQDRYKGYGKTTMVILWIHSFFKQFYGSVTKDDYVAMRLGFLMEHFRGNRKFDFYDYMIKALEKDYKRVVGIKWYYWIFVMIFLLINVTGWHSYFWISLVPLALLLLIGTKLEHIITQMAYEVASKHATVDDGGIAVDPSDDLFWFHNPRILLILIHFILFQNAFEFAYFFWTLATFGFNSCIMDRLGYNVSRIAICVVVQVLCSYSTLPLYAIVSHMGSSFKSAVFADDVVGHLRDWADGARMRRRGDEPGCLGAGAAATASSREEIRLSRD; encoded by the exons ATGTCTGGTGGCGCGACGCTTGAGGAGACGCCGACATGGATCGTGGCGTCGGTGTGCTCCATCATCGTCttcatctccatcatcttcgagcGCTCTCTACATTATCTTGGGAAG GCGCTGGAGCACCGGAGGGAGACGCTGTATGAGGCGTTgatcaagctcaaagaag AGCTGATGCTGCTGGGGTTCATCTCGCTGATGCTCGTCGTGTCCCAAGACCTGATACAAAAGATCTGCATCGATGAGAGCCTCATGGGGCATTGGCTGCCGTGCCTCCCGGCCACCAGCGTGACGACTGCACATTACGGCGtctctgcttcttcttcctcctccttagcCATTGGCGCCAGGAGGCTGCTCAAGGGAGAACCTGCAGCCTCGGGGCACTGCTCGACCCGCCAG GGAAAAGTCCCGTTGCTCTCCCTTCACGCCTTGGAGCAGATACACATCTTCATCTTTGTTCTAGCTATCACGCATGTCGCTCTCAGCGCCTTTACAGTGCTCCTGGGACTTCTTCAG ATGCGGAAATGGAAACAGTGGGAGAAGAGCATCCAGGTAGATGGCGACAGTG CTGCCGCTCCTAAGATGATCCACCGGGTGCAGCAATACAAGTTCATCCAGGACCGGTACAAGGGTTACGGCAAAACCACCATGGTCATACTTTGGATT CATTCTTTCTTCAAGCAGTTCTACGGATCAGTGACCAAGGACGATTATGTCGCAATGAGGCTTGGTTTTCTCATG GAGCACTTCAGGGGGAACCGAAAATTTGACTTCTATGACTACATGATAAAGGCTCTCGAGAAAGATTACAAGAGAGTTGTTGGTATAAA ATGGTATTACTGGATATTTGTGATGATTTTCCTGCTAATTAACGTCACTG GGTGGCACTCGTACTTCTGGATCTCACTTGTTCCGTTGGCT CTGCTACTTCTGATTGGGACGAAGCTGGAGCACATCATAACCCAGATGGCCTACGAGGTGGCCTCGAAGCACGCCACCGTGGACGACGGGGGCATTGCCGTCGACCCCTCCGACGACCTCTTCTGGTTCCACAACCCCCGGATCCTGCTCATCCTCATCCACTTCATCCTGTTCCAGAACGCGTTCGAGTTCGCCTACTTCTTCTGGACGCTA GCAACGTTCGGCTTCAACTCCTGCATCATGGACAGGCTCGGGTACAACGTCTCAAGAATCGCCATATG CGTCGTCGTGCAGGTGCTATGCAGCTACAGCACACTCCCCCTCTACGCCATCGTCTCTCAT ATGGGGAGCTCGTTCAAGAGCGCCGTGTTCGCGGACGACGTGGTGGGCCATCTCAGGGACTGGGCCGACGGTGCCCGGATGCGAAGGCGAGGAGACGAGCCTGGCTGCctgggcgcgggcgcggcggcAACAGCGTCGAGCAGAGAAGAGATCCGGCTGTCACGGGACTAG